A DNA window from Sporosarcina sp. ANT_H38 contains the following coding sequences:
- a CDS encoding RimK family alpha-L-glutamate ligase, producing MKGYVYYSAAESVRNHAFIDELIIESGKLEIELRLLIGDDQPDSDADFILFRDRDTKRATKFEMEGSRLFNRAEVNRIANDKLQTFELATLLGVPAVPTRKIRSIGDINSYPCVLKTVDGHGGDEVFLCTSAMDAELFFNKFHDRKLIVQPFIESGARDIRVFVIGNEVVGAVKRTGNGSFKSNYTLGGSVEKYILSSWQEKDVKTISRAIKSDYVGIDFILLPDGRWLLNEIEDPVGARSLYITHEFSVAEKLMGYIKEKLSGR from the coding sequence GTGAAGGGTTACGTTTATTATTCAGCGGCTGAATCAGTTAGAAATCATGCGTTTATTGATGAATTAATAATTGAGTCAGGAAAACTCGAGATAGAACTTCGTTTACTAATTGGAGATGATCAGCCAGATTCCGATGCAGATTTCATTCTTTTCAGGGACCGCGATACGAAGCGAGCAACCAAGTTTGAGATGGAAGGTTCAAGGCTATTCAATCGTGCTGAAGTAAATCGAATTGCGAATGATAAATTGCAGACATTTGAACTTGCTACCCTGCTTGGTGTTCCGGCTGTTCCGACGAGAAAGATTCGTTCAATTGGTGACATAAATTCGTATCCTTGTGTGTTGAAAACCGTCGATGGTCATGGTGGGGACGAAGTTTTCCTTTGCACATCGGCCATGGACGCAGAGTTGTTTTTCAACAAGTTCCACGACCGAAAACTAATTGTCCAACCCTTCATCGAATCCGGCGCCCGAGATATACGCGTATTTGTGATTGGCAATGAAGTCGTCGGAGCCGTAAAACGCACTGGTAACGGTTCATTCAAATCAAACTACACGCTCGGTGGCTCGGTCGAAAAGTACATACTTTCCAGTTGGCAGGAAAAAGATGTAAAAACTATTTCCCGAGCAATAAAAAGCGATTATGTCGGAATTGACTTCATATTGTTACCGGATGGAAGATGGCTGTTGAATGAAATCGAGGATCCTGTCGGGGCAAGGTCACTGTATATTACGCATGAGTTTTCGGTGGCTGAGAAATTGATGGGATATATTAAAGAGAAGCTTTCCGGAAGATAG
- a CDS encoding folylpolyglutamate synthase/dihydrofolate synthase family protein: MIPKMNVYKERWGIDSDNSIKPGLEAVLEALSKVGHPEKQLQVIHVTGTNGKGSTIAFMEAILKEHGLSTGVFSSPAIIDIHDQIRINGEVIKEEELDKTFCAMKEAGLSGLLTDFELLTIAAFVTFERLAPDYVLLETGMGGLLDSTNVVVPLVSVITSIALDHTAFLGTTIAEVAAHKVGIIKEGIPVVIGPLPDEAFKVVHEISSRQGSRLIIYGEQFDMKDEKFCGTKIFQLAGRKMKGHHQGVNAAVAIQSLLASGIQLDEEAVSRAVATTQLAHRFQEISPGVFMDGAHNPAAAKVLAETIRLEFPGEKVDFVIGMLKGKDIEKTLNELIPVAASFTFLTFPHPQAASGDQLMEYCQHQEKRVTNFESDTIILEKGLSGKKVVTGSLYLISGIMN; encoded by the coding sequence TTGATTCCAAAAATGAATGTATATAAAGAACGATGGGGAATTGATAGTGATAATTCGATTAAACCAGGTTTGGAAGCTGTGCTAGAAGCGCTGTCTAAAGTGGGGCATCCAGAAAAACAATTGCAAGTCATCCATGTAACAGGGACGAATGGAAAGGGTTCTACGATTGCCTTTATGGAAGCTATTTTGAAAGAGCATGGTTTGTCAACGGGTGTCTTTTCGTCGCCCGCAATCATCGATATACATGATCAGATACGCATCAATGGCGAGGTGATAAAAGAAGAGGAATTGGATAAAACGTTCTGTGCGATGAAAGAAGCGGGATTAAGCGGTCTACTGACGGATTTCGAATTACTTACTATCGCTGCTTTCGTGACATTTGAACGTCTTGCACCAGACTATGTATTGCTGGAAACGGGGATGGGTGGTTTGTTGGACAGTACGAATGTCGTGGTGCCACTAGTTTCTGTAATTACCTCGATTGCACTCGATCATACTGCTTTTCTCGGGACGACAATAGCGGAAGTGGCGGCGCATAAAGTAGGTATTATAAAAGAGGGGATTCCTGTCGTAATAGGACCATTGCCTGATGAAGCATTCAAAGTCGTTCACGAGATTTCAAGTCGACAAGGGAGCCGGCTTATTATTTATGGTGAGCAGTTTGATATGAAAGATGAAAAATTTTGCGGAACGAAAATATTTCAGTTGGCGGGGCGGAAGATGAAAGGTCATCATCAAGGTGTTAATGCGGCAGTTGCCATTCAATCACTTCTTGCGTCGGGCATTCAGCTTGATGAAGAAGCAGTCTCTAGGGCTGTTGCTACAACGCAACTTGCACATCGTTTTCAAGAAATATCCCCTGGTGTTTTTATGGATGGCGCGCATAATCCGGCAGCAGCTAAAGTACTTGCAGAAACGATTCGATTGGAGTTTCCAGGAGAAAAAGTAGACTTTGTCATAGGCATGCTGAAGGGGAAAGATATCGAAAAGACGCTGAATGAACTAATACCAGTTGCTGCCTCATTTACTTTTCTGACGTTCCCACATCCTCAAGCGGCTAGTGGGGACCAATTAATGGAATATTGCCAACATCAAGAAAAAAGGGTGACAAATTTTGAGAGTGATACTATAATATTAGAAAAGGGTCTAAGTGGTAAAAAAGTAGTGACAGGGTCACTGTATTTGATATCGGGTATAATGAACTAG
- a CDS encoding RimK family alpha-L-glutamate ligase, protein MQSCWVIYNGSLTSDKFKDQAELMKEAAERAGIQTELKKNYEVMMNLETNFDNRPDFVIFLDKDILLANFLKNAGIPVFNDPDVIETCDNKAKQYLELSRQGIPMPETIIAPKVYPNFTIKDSGYYELVLERLGLPMIIKEGHGSFGMKVYLIETKEQFYEKTDELRGIDYVFQKFIETSRGRDIRVNIVGDEVVAAMHRHSETDFRANITNGGVATVIELTDQQKALAIKAAHAVGAEFAGVDLLFGDNEEPLVCEVNAAAHIRNIYNVTGINVADAMIAYILRKLE, encoded by the coding sequence ATGCAAAGTTGTTGGGTTATTTATAATGGAAGTTTGACAAGCGATAAATTTAAGGATCAGGCTGAGCTGATGAAAGAAGCAGCGGAACGCGCGGGAATACAAACTGAACTTAAGAAAAACTATGAAGTGATGATGAATTTGGAAACGAATTTTGACAATCGCCCAGATTTTGTTATCTTTTTGGATAAAGATATTCTTCTCGCAAATTTCCTTAAAAATGCGGGGATTCCTGTCTTCAATGACCCCGATGTCATTGAAACATGCGATAACAAAGCAAAACAGTATCTCGAACTTTCTAGGCAAGGCATTCCAATGCCTGAAACTATCATTGCACCGAAAGTGTATCCGAATTTCACCATCAAAGATTCAGGTTACTATGAACTAGTGTTAGAGCGTCTTGGCTTACCGATGATTATTAAAGAAGGTCACGGTTCATTCGGTATGAAAGTGTATTTGATTGAAACGAAAGAGCAGTTTTATGAAAAGACGGATGAATTGCGGGGCATCGACTATGTATTTCAGAAATTCATCGAAACAAGCAGAGGACGTGATATCCGAGTAAACATCGTCGGAGATGAGGTAGTAGCCGCAATGCACCGTCACTCTGAAACTGATTTCCGAGCAAATATTACGAATGGCGGTGTGGCAACAGTAATCGAACTAACAGACCAACAAAAAGCGTTAGCGATTAAAGCCGCTCATGCTGTCGGTGCAGAGTTTGCTGGTGTCGACTTACTATTTGGTGACAATGAGGAGCCCCTCGTCTGTGAAGTCAATGCAGCAGCTCACATACGCAACATTTATAATGTTACAGGTATTAATGTTGCAGATGCAATGATTGCGTATATCTTGAGGAAGCTAGAGTGA